TTTATAATTCATCATGCGTTGCACAGCTTATTGTACCGCTTCCGCTTATAATCTACATGTCCTCTTTCATTTGCTAAAAGCTCACTACACAACTACTCTTTCGAGAGAATACGTGCTTATAGTTTCTAACGAGAACCCTGACATGATAGCTGTTTTCTTTTCTTACGGAACAGCTGTTTTCTGGGGGTGGAACGAACAGGAGGAAATTCGATTGCTACAGACGCTAACCTCCTCCTCCCAAGAAATTATTAAACACCCAGAGATTGATAAATACGAATTCGATTATGGCGAAAAATTACTAATACGAAGAGATAAGTTAGTTCTATCCGATTCTTCCATTAACACCAAGTTAGCAATTTCTTTTGGATTGGCCCAATCAGTCAAGCTAACCATTTTTGAGGAGACTATTTATAAAACTATAGAAAATTCTAAAAGACTGCCCAAAGATTTGGCCACTAAAGGGCATATCCGAATGTCTAGGAGAACAATAGGGAAAAGGATAGGTCAATTATTCCTGGATAAAGCTTCTGTAAATTTGCACTCAGATATTCTTGATGAGCCTGACTTTTTCTGGGAACATCCAGAAACTCAACCCATCTACCGAGATGTGTTCCTTTGTTTAGATATAGAATCTCGCATCAATGTGCTCAATCATAGGCTTACAGTCCTTGGAGATCTATTAGAAATTTTAAACGATCAACTGAACCACCAACATTCTTCATCTTTGGAGTGGACGATAATATGCTTAATTATGTTAGAACTCTCAGTAGCTCTTTTGAAAGATGTTTTCAATGTTATTTAAAATGAAAAAAATCTTAGTCAGTTTAATAAAGATCTACCGCCAATTACTTTCCCCCTTCTTCGGGTACTCTTGCCGTTTTTTCCCTTCTTGCTCCTTCTATGCCCTACAAGCACTTCATCACTACGAAACCAAAAAAGCCTTATGGTTGATCAGCTGCAGGATAGCAAAATGTGGTGGGTGGCACCCTGGAGGTCCAGATTTTCTCCCTGGAACTTCCGTAGAAGAAGCTCTCCAAGAGGATCCTCCCCTATAAGAATCACCCGCAGGGAATTTTTAAACGATTGCCAGGAAGAATTTTGCTAGTCTTCATTCCATTAGCTTGGGATAGAGCATCAACGCTAACACGAAACTTTTTAGCCACAGACCACAACGAATCCCCTTCCTTGACTATGTATTCCTTCGAGTCCCCAAGGGTATCCCCACTTCTAACATTTCTCTTCCTAACATCTTCTTTCGAGAGCAAAGCTTGAGCAACCACTTTCACCTCTGAAGAACGTGGAGAGGAAAGAATTTGACAACAAAACTTTTCTGCATAAGGAGAACTCATTGGTAATATTCGCAGAAATTTTATCAGCCTTTCATCCGGGAAAGTATGAACAACGTAGTCTGAGTCGTGAACCAAAAAAAGAAGCGAAGCCAAGGGAAATTCTGCTCTAAGATAAGTGGATAAACATTGTCGACGAGCAGCATCAGAAATCAATGTTGCCCTAGACTTTTCCGAACAAAGTGAAAAAAATACCTCTTCTCCCCCCAAAATTACCATACGAACCAAGGATGCTAACGAGGAAACCTTCTCTTCCGCTCCAACAAGTAAATTACGAAGATAAAGAAACTCAGGAGTCGAACAAAATGCTACTATCAATTCTTCAGAAACATTTCCTGACTGTAACCCTTGATTTAGTAAAATAAACAACCCTCTTGAGGTGTAAGGATATTTTTCCTCAGCAAAAAATTTCTTTGCCAAGCTGTACTCCAACTCCTTCAATCCCTCGGGAACGAGAATTTT
This sequence is a window from Chlamydiifrater volucris. Protein-coding genes within it:
- a CDS encoding RMD1 family protein, producing MRCTAYCTASAYNLHVLFHLLKAHYTTTLSREYVLIVSNENPDMIAVFFSYGTAVFWGWNEQEEIRLLQTLTSSSQEIIKHPEIDKYEFDYGEKLLIRRDKLVLSDSSINTKLAISFGLAQSVKLTIFEETIYKTIENSKRLPKDLATKGHIRMSRRTIGKRIGQLFLDKASVNLHSDILDEPDFFWEHPETQPIYRDVFLCLDIESRINVLNHRLTVLGDLLEILNDQLNHQHSSSLEWTIICLIMLELSVALLKDVFNVI
- the yidD gene encoding membrane protein insertion efficiency factor YidD, whose protein sequence is MKKILVSLIKIYRQLLSPFFGYSCRFFPSCSFYALQALHHYETKKALWLISCRIAKCGGWHPGGPDFLPGTSVEEALQEDPPL
- a CDS encoding LysM peptidoglycan-binding domain-containing protein, coding for MSKSGQGKWLSQSLILSIALNVVFLFLLYSAVFRKDIYKLNLFNGPMIARTRSSAVFPDNFIEIMTSLPLGDLFTLLDSEGTVHGRPLKQFALGAAVSFHHFDIVKAVEKPVSMVELEEKGKKILVPEGLKELEYSLAKKFFAEEKYPYTSRGLFILLNQGLQSGNVSEELIVAFCSTPEFLYLRNLLVGAEEKVSSLASLVRMVILGGEEVFFSLCSEKSRATLISDAARRQCLSTYLRAEFPLASLLFLVHDSDYVVHTFPDERLIKFLRILPMSSPYAEKFCCQILSSPRSSEVKVVAQALLSKEDVRKRNVRSGDTLGDSKEYIVKEGDSLWSVAKKFRVSVDALSQANGMKTSKILPGNRLKIPCG